One window of Marinomonas primoryensis genomic DNA carries:
- a CDS encoding chloride channel protein has protein sequence MLILALLGALCGLLSGLLMAFFYAAIYLPARYIIGTDFDTFESLPVEWRVGLSLLACIVLALVFTLLPSRLHKVGVPYVVERLNYHNGNLPLWNGVVQFFTAAIGLIGGLSIGKEGPAVHLGATLGGYLAEKAKLPQYGVETLLACGVAGAISAIFQTPLAGVLFAFEVIFLEYRQRYVLPVLLSSVVATLVSHYLIGPLDIFSIGDLSLVVFSMDLFFACFALVVLIVLLSALFLHTQKALWRLSGLSVWVRFMSVAIATSLAAVYLPEALGSGYSSLTHLLSGDVILYSLFLLIVVKTALTAFTIGLGIPGGMIGPTFIIGGLAGVQIALIFDNDVALFALLGMAAMMAACFQAPLTALVAIIEMTHSSEAIIPALFVVVLACLLMRVFFHQESVFVERLSYIGMSSTISPFQRYLRHHTVKPVSEDIVLLPARVPLEQAKNLASSMVDYIAFESDGDWHLVHRISVLDSLQTLDLGPQLWLVFIDDIAVMDLSLTLESNIVPLIDEPSSLESMWHWFQKTDSVEVLVALSDSSFRRVSRHRLDQFLLKSD, from the coding sequence TTGCTTATACTGGCACTACTGGGCGCTTTGTGTGGTTTGTTAAGTGGGCTCTTGATGGCATTTTTTTATGCTGCGATCTATTTGCCTGCGCGATATATTATTGGAACAGATTTTGATACGTTCGAATCCTTACCTGTGGAATGGCGTGTTGGGCTTTCTTTGCTTGCCTGTATTGTGTTGGCATTGGTGTTTACTCTATTGCCTTCTCGACTTCATAAGGTTGGTGTTCCCTATGTTGTAGAAAGGCTTAATTATCATAACGGTAATTTGCCCTTATGGAATGGAGTCGTTCAATTTTTTACTGCGGCAATTGGTTTGATTGGAGGACTCTCTATTGGTAAAGAGGGGCCAGCCGTTCATCTTGGCGCCACTTTAGGAGGTTATTTAGCAGAAAAAGCGAAATTGCCCCAATATGGTGTTGAAACCCTTTTGGCTTGTGGCGTTGCTGGCGCTATTTCTGCAATATTTCAAACGCCACTTGCGGGTGTTTTGTTTGCTTTTGAGGTGATTTTTTTAGAATACCGACAGCGTTACGTATTGCCGGTATTACTGTCTTCGGTGGTTGCGACGTTGGTGAGTCACTATCTAATAGGGCCTTTGGATATTTTTAGTATCGGCGATTTATCGTTGGTGGTTTTCTCGATGGATTTATTTTTTGCTTGTTTTGCCTTAGTGGTTCTAATTGTTTTGTTGTCGGCGTTGTTTCTGCATACGCAAAAAGCCTTATGGCGTTTAAGTGGGTTGTCTGTTTGGGTGCGATTTATGTCAGTCGCCATCGCAACGTCTTTGGCCGCGGTTTATTTGCCGGAAGCGTTAGGGAGTGGCTATAGCTCGCTTACGCATTTGTTATCTGGCGATGTAATTCTATATTCTCTTTTTTTGTTGATAGTGGTTAAAACGGCATTAACGGCATTTACTATTGGGCTAGGCATTCCTGGTGGGATGATAGGGCCAACTTTCATTATTGGCGGGTTGGCTGGTGTTCAGATCGCTTTGATATTTGATAATGATGTTGCTTTGTTTGCATTGCTTGGAATGGCGGCAATGATGGCAGCTTGTTTCCAGGCACCGTTAACGGCCTTGGTTGCTATTATTGAGATGACTCACTCCTCTGAGGCTATCATCCCTGCTTTGTTTGTTGTCGTATTGGCTTGTTTGTTAATGAGAGTGTTTTTTCATCAAGAGTCGGTATTTGTTGAGCGATTGAGCTATATAGGAATGTCTTCGACTATTAGCCCTTTTCAGCGCTACCTTCGACACCATACTGTCAAGCCCGTTTCGGAAGATATTGTATTGTTGCCTGCACGTGTTCCTCTTGAGCAGGCAAAAAATTTAGCGTCAAGTATGGTAGACTATATCGCATTTGAGAGTGATGGTGATTGGCATTTGGTGCATCGAATCTCTGTATTAGATTCTTTGCAGACTCTGGATTTGGGGCCTCAATTGTGGCTTGTTTTTATAGATGATATTGCGGTGATGGATTTGTCGCTGACTTTGGAGTCGAATATTGTGCCATTGATTGATGAGCCGTCATCATTAGAGTCTATGTGGCATTGGTTTCAAAAAACCGACTCAGTAGAGGTATTGGTGGCATTATCGGATTCCTCTTTTCGTCGTGTTTCTCGACATCGTCTTGATCAGTTTTTATTAAAAAGTGACTAG
- a CDS encoding Lrp/AsnC family transcriptional regulator: MADHYDQKILALLVDDARLSVSDISRQVNLSRSAVTERIRRMEDNRTITGYHAHTSISKEDGVTAYLALTFRPLSCDLVQPLIDAIPEVKLAHSISGDLDLLLLVQANSMTRLNVIRSEMDSWPNLNKIVTHMCLANRLDRW; this comes from the coding sequence GCCTTGCTTGTGGATGATGCTCGACTTTCTGTTTCGGATATCAGTCGACAAGTTAATTTGTCTCGTTCAGCAGTGACTGAACGAATTCGACGTATGGAAGATAATCGTACTATTACCGGATATCATGCCCATACTTCAATTTCAAAAGAAGACGGTGTAACTGCGTACTTGGCGTTAACATTTCGTCCATTATCGTGTGATCTTGTGCAACCATTGATTGACGCGATACCTGAAGTAAAGCTGGCGCATTCTATTAGCGGAGATTTAGATTTACTACTTTTGGTTCAGGCAAATTCAATGACTCGACTAAATGTCATCCGTAGTGAAATGGACAGTTGGCCAAATTTGAACAAAATAGTGACACACATGTGCTTAGCAAATCGTCTTGATCGATGGTAG